From Aedes albopictus strain Foshan chromosome 1, AalbF5, whole genome shotgun sequence, one genomic window encodes:
- the LOC109400933 gene encoding uncharacterized protein LOC109400933, which yields MTFLRGWCLNVCVIVCLVHGGGWASPVPQDQTKQQVVKRQAKGGAERPKIRNEVAEFLESGKMINDYVWVDATTKKFVPVPGNDLEFGNCSDSDELIYFDNTVIENSGPSTLNGTLEIYIDAPVNITCVRAIDQIKDGFGAVPTYNSMGSNWAKIDVTGQYGRGFHFHIYVYGSRQKKNGSEKEKERKDSQSNLV from the exons ATGACGTTTCTTCGCGGGTGGTGTCTCAATGTTTGCGTCATAGTTTGTCTAGTGCATGGTGGAGGGTGGGCTTCGCCTGTGCCACAAGATCAGACGAAACAGCAGGTGGTCAAAAGGCAAGCCAAGGGTGGTGCAGAGCGTCCCAAGATCCGAAACGAAGTGGCCGAGTTTCTAGAAAGTGGCAAAATGATCAACGATTACGTATGGGTGGATGCAACGACGAAGAAGTTCGTGCCCGTTCCTGGGAATGATCTGGAATTTGGAAACTGCTCCGATTCGGATGAGCTGATTTATTTCGACAACACGGTTATAGAGAACTCAGGGCCGAGTACTTTGAACGGAACGCTCGAG ATCTACATCGATGCACCCGTCAATATAACATGTGTGAGGGCGATTGATCAAATCAAAGATGGTTTTGGCGCCGTTCCGACGTACAATTCCATGGGCTCAAACTGGGCCAAAATTGATGTCACCGGTCAGTACGGAAGAGGATTTCATTTCCACATCTACGTCTATGGCAGTCGACAGAAGAAGAACGGTTCCGAGAAGGAAAAGGAGCGCAAGGACAGTCAGTCTAATCTGGTGTAG